The region AAACCAAAAAACTGCAAAGGTGCTGGGATATGAGGGCTCCGTACTCGTGGGTAAAAACTGGATTGACAGTTTTGTTCCTGCAGAGGAAAAAATAAAGGTCAAGAAGCAATTCAAAAGACTAATCGAAGATGAAAGGGGCATACCCGAATACCTGGAAAATCATATTATAAACCGCAAAGGAGAAAAGAGGTTAATTCGCTGGCGCCAGACCGTTTTGAGGAATGATGAGGGAGAAGTTGGAGAAATAGTGGTTGCCGGTGAAGATGTTACAGCCCAGAAAGAAACTGAAGAGCAACTCAAAAAGGCCCATGAAGAACTAAAAACTATTGATCAGGTCAAAAAAGAATTCATTGCCAATACCAGTCATGAACTTCGCACTCCCATGATATCCCTCAAAGGCTTCAGCGACCTTCTCAACAAAGAAAGGCTCGGAGAACTTGGCCCAGAACAGAAAAAAGCCATGGAATCAATATCCCGCAATTCAATATTTCTTCACAGACTCATTGAATCATTGTTTTATGCAAATGATACAACCAGAAAGAACATACGCTATTCCTTTAGCTCCCTAGATATAAACAAATTTTTAAAAGAAATACTACAGGACATTTCCATTCAAATCAGGGAAAAAAGAATCACTACAGATACCTGTTTTGATGACAAAAATTATGAAATTTCTGGTAGCTATAATTACCTCAGACGAGTATTCCTCCACTTGCTGGATAATGCCATCAGGTTTTGCCCGGCAGATTCCACAATATCCATCAAAACCCTGAAAAGGTGCGAAAATATCGATATATATATCGAATATGTGCCTGAATTGCCAGACACAATCGAAGACAACAAATCCCCTCTTGAAAGCGTGGATAGAGCAGGCATACGTATGTGTCAGGAAATCATTGAAACACACAAAGGGGGGATGAAAATAACAGAAACCGAAAGCCTCACGCAAATTTTCGTGAAACTCCCCACACTTCAAAATTAACACATGGCCTTTTCAAGTAGCTCAATAATATCTATGAGCTCACGGTCTTCTGCAGCCATCTCAAGATTTGAGCGGCACAGGGGACAGGAAGTTACGAGTAATTCGGCCTTTTCTGGAACCTCATCCATTCTTTTGGAAGCGAGGGACTGGGAAAGGTCTGAGAAACTTCTCCTCACACCACCTCCGCCACCACAGCAGCGTGCATTTTCATGGTGCGTGTCCATTTCCTCAAGATTGCAGATACGCCTGATAACATTGCGTGGTGCTTCGTATATACCATGTGCCCTGCCTATATGACAGGGGTCGTGATAGGATACGGAAATATCAAGTTTTCGGATATCAAGTTCATCGAGTTTTTTCTCTAAAAATTCGGATACATGAAGTACCTCAAACTCATCGGGATAATCCTTTTTCAGGGTAGTGTAGCAACCAGCACATCCCGTGATTATGGTTTTTGCCCCGCTTTTTTTTATCTGCTCCAGGTTGTGCCCGATCAATTCGGAGGCATCAGAGCCTGTGCGAAGCAGAGGAGACCCGCAGCATACCTCATCCTCCAAAACACCCACACCTAATTTCTTGAGGATGTCAAAAGTTTTGCGTGCAACTTCCGGATACCTGTATGCAGTCATACAACCTGCAAAATAAACATATTCGCATTTATCAGGCAGTTCTTCTTTCTGCGCCGGTTCAAGCCAGTGCAGGCGTTGCCGGGATTCGCGCAGGGGATTGCCCCATTCAACAGTGTCATTTTTGAGTTTTTCCTGGGCCTTGCTGGCTCCGACCTTGCGCACAACAGCTGCACGTGCATTTTCAACTACATCCGGCGGTGTTGCCCCCGAAGGACACATTTGCTCACATATACCGCAGGTTGTACAGGTATCCAGGGAAAAACGGAAACTGTCATCAATATCCGAATCATCATCGATTTGCTGGGCGATGAGCATTCGGCCCCGTGCATTGGTGGATTCCCAGCCATATTCATTGAAAACGGGACAATAAGCCCTGCAGGTTCCACAGTGCACACATTTCAGGATAGACCTGCGATGTTCATCATTCATTTATCCACCCCCAATTTGCCGGGATTGAGGATTCCTTTGGGATCAAGGGCTTTCTTGATGAGGGACATTACCGGCAGGGACGTAGGATGCTCAAGTTCCATGTAGTTTGCGCGTGCACCACCAATACCGTGTTCTGCGGAGACCGTCCCCCCTAGTTCTATTGCCTTGCGGTAGATAAGGTCAGCAGCCCTGTGGAGCTTTTCCCATTCTTCCTCACTGAGCATATCTATACTCATACCGGTATGCAGATTGCCATCTCCTATATGGCCATATATCATAATCGGAATTCCT is a window of Methanohalophilus mahii DSM 5219 DNA encoding:
- a CDS encoding response regulator, translated to MLQKKQLEILMVDGRPEDTDIIEKMFQAEYTITKANSGIDSLKIMEKTTPDVILLDINLNDISGHEICRIIKQRQDTRAIPLIIISGINDREEKIRAFNNGADDFVLKPVDEFILKSRIETLLKVKRLQEQIRQERDLALKYIDTAGSIMIILDRHMNIKLANQKTAKVLGYEGSVLVGKNWIDSFVPAEEKIKVKKQFKRLIEDERGIPEYLENHIINRKGEKRLIRWRQTVLRNDEGEVGEIVVAGEDVTAQKETEEQLKKAHEELKTIDQVKKEFIANTSHELRTPMISLKGFSDLLNKERLGELGPEQKKAMESISRNSIFLHRLIESLFYANDTTRKNIRYSFSSLDINKFLKEILQDISIQIREKRITTDTCFDDKNYEISGSYNYLRRVFLHLLDNAIRFCPADSTISIKTLKRCENIDIYIEYVPELPDTIEDNKSPLESVDRAGIRMCQEIIETHKGGMKITETESLTQIFVKLPTLQN
- a CDS encoding (Fe-S)-binding protein, coding for MNDEHRRSILKCVHCGTCRAYCPVFNEYGWESTNARGRMLIAQQIDDDSDIDDSFRFSLDTCTTCGICEQMCPSGATPPDVVENARAAVVRKVGASKAQEKLKNDTVEWGNPLRESRQRLHWLEPAQKEELPDKCEYVYFAGCMTAYRYPEVARKTFDILKKLGVGVLEDEVCCGSPLLRTGSDASELIGHNLEQIKKSGAKTIITGCAGCYTTLKKDYPDEFEVLHVSEFLEKKLDELDIRKLDISVSYHDPCHIGRAHGIYEAPRNVIRRICNLEEMDTHHENARCCGGGGGVRRSFSDLSQSLASKRMDEVPEKAELLVTSCPLCRSNLEMAAEDRELIDIIELLEKAMC